One Salvelinus namaycush isolate Seneca chromosome 29, SaNama_1.0, whole genome shotgun sequence genomic region harbors:
- the LOC120024448 gene encoding cysteine-rich protein 2-like: MASKCPKCDKTVYFAEKVTSLGKDWHKFCLKCERCNKTLNPGGHAEHDGTPYCHKPCYAALFGPKGVNIGGAGSYVYEAPVNDTPASVSTETGAKFEEKKAHARGPVKAASFSTFSGEPSKCPRCSKTVYFAEKVTSLGKDWHRPCLRCERCCKTLAPGSHAEHDGQPYCHKPCYATLFGPKGVNTGGVGSYIYDEPSAEAVAETEAQP, encoded by the exons ATGGCATCGAAATGTCCTAAATGCGACAAGACGGTTTATTTTG CGGAGAAGGTGACATCCCTGGGGAAAGACTGGCACAAGTTCTGTCTGAAATGTGAGCGCTGCAACAAGACCCTGAACCCAGGGGGCCATGCTGAA CATGATGGAACACCTTACTGCCACAAGCCATGCTATGCTGCCCTCTTTGGACCAAAAG gtgtGAACATAGGAGGTGCTGGCTCTTACGTGTATGAGGCTCCCGTTAACGATACCCCTGCCAGCGTTTCCACGGAAACAGGGGCCAAATTCGAGGAGAAGAAAGCTCACGCCAGAGGCCCAGTGAAGG CTGCAAGCTTCTCCACTTTTTCTGGAGAGCCCAGTAAATGTCCAAGATGCAGCAAGACAGTGTATTTCG CTGAGAAGGTAACGTCCCTGGGGAAGGACTGGCATCGACCCTGTCTGCGCTGTGAGAGATGCTGCAAGACCCTGGCCCCAGGAAGCCACGCAGAG catgatgggCAGCCCTACTGCCACAAACCGTGTTATGCCACCCTGTTTGGGCCCAAAG GGGTGAACACCGGAGGTGTTGGGAGCTACATCTATGATGAACCCAGCGCTGAGGCAGTGGCAGAGACTGAGGCCCAGCCTTGA